A region of the Methylobacterium nodulans ORS 2060 genome:
GGCAAGGAAGTGCTGGCCCGCGCCATCCAGGGCTCGGGCGAGCGGCGCGGCAAGCCCTTCGTCACCGTCAATTGCGGCGCGATCCCCGACAACCTCGTCGAGTCGACCCTGTTCGGGCACGAGAAGGGCGCCTTCACGGGCGCCACGGAGCGCCATGTCGGCAAGTTCGTGGAGGCGTCGGGCGGGACGCTGTTCCTCGACGAGATCGGCGAATTGCCGCTCGATGCCCAGGTCAAGCTGCTCCGCGCCCTCCAGGAGGGGGAGGTCGATCCGGTCGGCGGGCGCAAGAGCGTGCGGGTCGACATCCGCCTGATCTCGGCCACCAACCGCTCGCTCCTCGACCTCGTCAAGCAGGGCCGGTTCCGCGAGGATCTCTATTACCGGCTCAACGTCTTCCCGATGACCCTGCCCCCGCTGCGGGCGCGCCGCGAGGACATTCCCGACCTCGCCCGCTCCTTCTGCGCCCGCTTCGCGGCCGAGGAGGGCAAGCGCGTGCGGGCCATCACGCCGGAGGCGATGGCGCTCATCACCCGCTACGACTGGCCCGGCAACGTGCGCCAGCTCGAGAATGCGCTCTTCCGCGCCGTGGTGCTGGCGGATGGCGACGAGCTCACGGTGGCGGAGTTCCCGCAGATCGCCGCGCAGGTCGAGGGCTTCGACGTGCGCATTCCCGCAGCCCCCAGCCTGCCGGAGGCGGTCGCTGCCTCCGCCCCCTTACGCGAGATCGTCCGCGTCGAGGTGCGCGATCCGCACGCCATCTCGCTCGTGTCCGAGGAGAGCGGCGAGATGAAGACCATGGAGGGACTGGAGGGCGAGATCATCCGCTACGCCCTGCAATTCTACCGCGGGAGGATGTCGGAAGTGTCCCGCCGCCTCGGCATCGGGCGCTCGACGCTCTACCGCAAGCTCAAGGATCTCGGGATCGACGAGGACAAGGCGGACGACGCCGCCTGAGCCGGGGCCGGTCCGCGGCATCGCGAGCCGTCGGCGCGCCGAGCGACATCATCGCGCCCCACAAGTGTTCCATACCGGGAGGGTGCGGCATGTGTGCGATGGCACGCCTTATTGGGGCGCGCGCACTAGCTTAAGTGTTGGTTGATGTGATGATCCGCGGCCGGTGCCCGGCGGCGTGTTCCAGGAGACGATCATGCTCCCCAGGCGCAGGGCCGCCGCGCTGGTCGCGGTGCTGATGGCGGGAGCCGCGAGCCTCGCCGGCGCGCGGGCACAGGAGGCTGCCCCGCCCGCAAGCCCGCCCGAAGCGGCGGCCCCCACGCCGCCCGCGGCCGCCGAGGCGCCCGTGCAGGCCACCGAGCCGCCGGCAGAAACCGCCGCGCCGCAGGCACAACCGGCCGAGGCTCCGGCTCAGGCTGCCGAGGCATCCAAGCCGCCGCTGCCGGATGATCCGGTCGCGGCGGCGATCGCCACCAAGCTCGCGGATTCCACCGTTCCCCTCCTGCGCCGCTTCGGGCGCAGGGAGCGGGAGGCGCTCCAGGCCTTCT
Encoded here:
- a CDS encoding sigma-54-dependent transcriptional regulator — translated: MSTTVLIVDDDPVQRRLAEAMVRRLGFEAIVAEGGEAALACLRAPDAGIDVVLLDLVMPGGLDGLGVLAEMRRSAIDTPVIVQTANGSIDAVVTAMRAGAIDFVVKPAGAERLQVSIKNALQVDQLQDEIRRMRRRASGALTFKDLTSKSPDMGRIIRLAERAAKSNIPVLIEGESGVGKEVLARAIQGSGERRGKPFVTVNCGAIPDNLVESTLFGHEKGAFTGATERHVGKFVEASGGTLFLDEIGELPLDAQVKLLRALQEGEVDPVGGRKSVRVDIRLISATNRSLLDLVKQGRFREDLYYRLNVFPMTLPPLRARREDIPDLARSFCARFAAEEGKRVRAITPEAMALITRYDWPGNVRQLENALFRAVVLADGDELTVAEFPQIAAQVEGFDVRIPAAPSLPEAVAASAPLREIVRVEVRDPHAISLVSEESGEMKTMEGLEGEIIRYALQFYRGRMSEVSRRLGIGRSTLYRKLKDLGIDEDKADDAA